A single Candidatus Thalassolituus haligoni DNA region contains:
- a CDS encoding efflux RND transporter periplasmic adaptor subunit yields MKQQTGMTKQAGKVWLVLLVLILGGAAAWVVLKTAPVPTRVKPDVQARLVEVQPPGSGDVRPVWQAGGQVMAAEQVSLQAQVSGRVVAVAAAAVPGATLKAGAALLTIEPRDYELILQQREAALVQAQASLDIEQGASALAADEYQLAARQLAASDRALVLREPQIASAKAALLNARAAVNQARLNLSRTRVTMPFNGQIQSRGVATGSQVGNSATLFELVNTDEFWVEVKVPRGFLPWLDPEAPVLLHHPGWGGQTREARILNLLPGVDSNDRQARLMVAVRDPLSLNHPAEPVLLLNDFVSVELQGKPIRNSITVPLQQMNDDGSLWVVNNNKMILRKPEVLYQGRTLAWVGSGLQPGDQLLVNRLDSVTAGMPVRLATRASATDTATSAGVRP; encoded by the coding sequence ATGAAGCAACAAACAGGCATGACAAAACAGGCAGGTAAAGTATGGCTGGTGCTGCTGGTGCTGATACTGGGCGGTGCGGCTGCCTGGGTCGTACTAAAAACAGCGCCGGTGCCAACACGAGTCAAGCCTGACGTTCAGGCGCGGCTAGTGGAAGTGCAACCGCCAGGCAGCGGGGATGTTCGTCCGGTCTGGCAGGCCGGGGGCCAGGTGATGGCGGCTGAGCAGGTATCGCTGCAGGCGCAGGTCAGCGGCCGGGTCGTGGCCGTGGCGGCTGCGGCAGTGCCAGGGGCCACACTCAAGGCGGGTGCTGCCTTGTTGACCATCGAGCCACGGGATTACGAGCTGATATTACAGCAGCGCGAAGCTGCTCTGGTGCAGGCACAGGCGAGTCTGGATATTGAACAGGGAGCGTCGGCGCTGGCCGCCGATGAGTATCAGCTGGCGGCACGTCAGCTGGCAGCTTCGGATCGGGCGCTGGTGTTACGTGAACCACAAATTGCCAGTGCCAAAGCGGCTTTGCTCAATGCCCGTGCGGCGGTAAATCAGGCACGACTGAATCTGTCCCGTACTCGGGTAACGATGCCCTTTAATGGCCAGATACAGTCACGCGGTGTGGCGACTGGCAGCCAGGTTGGCAATTCAGCGACTTTGTTTGAACTGGTTAATACCGATGAATTCTGGGTCGAAGTCAAAGTGCCTCGGGGCTTTTTGCCGTGGTTGGATCCGGAGGCCCCGGTGCTGCTTCATCATCCTGGTTGGGGCGGTCAGACCCGAGAAGCGCGGATTCTGAATTTGCTGCCCGGAGTGGATAGCAACGACCGTCAGGCACGGTTGATGGTGGCGGTGCGTGATCCGTTGAGTCTGAATCATCCTGCTGAGCCGGTACTGCTGCTGAATGATTTTGTCTCAGTCGAGCTGCAAGGCAAGCCCATCCGCAATAGCATTACGGTGCCATTGCAACAGATGAACGACGACGGCAGCCTATGGGTTGTTAACAATAACAAGATGATACTGCGTAAACCTGAAGTACTTTATCAAGGTCGAACGCTGGCCTGGGTTGGCTCTGGATTACAGCCAGGCGATCAACTGTTGGTGAATCGCCTGGATAGCGTGACGGCAGGCATGCCGGTGCGTCTGGCGACCCGTGCATCAGCGACTGACACCGCTACGTCGGCGGGAGTCCGGCCATGA